GCGCTGACGCGCTGCGTTTCCCCACGCGTGAGCAATTCCAGCGGCCGCAAGGCGGTGCTTGGCGTGACCGTCACTTGAAAGGCGCCGCCACCCGCGGGGTAGAAACCTGGGCGCAGCAGCGTGGCCTGCACACGCGGCCCCATGCGCTCGATGAGCGGCAGGAACGCGCTGGTCAGGAAGTCGAACGGCGGGGCCCACGGATTGTGCGTGCCGCCCTCGAGATGTAGCGTGGATGGCCCCGCCGCGCACAGCAGCGCCGGCAGAACCGCCTGGAGCACGAGCGTGGCGCTGCCGGCCGTCCCGACCGCGAAGTGATACTCGCCCGGACGCACGCCACCGGGGACGAACGTCAGCTCCGACGCACCGAGTTTGCCGCCCACCACATCGGCCTGACCGATGGCGGCCGCGGCCTGCAGCGCGGTGAGATGCTGGCGCAGCAGTCCTGGCTGCTTGCGGCCGGCACGGATCCGCTGGATCTTGAAGGGCTTGCCCGTCGCCAATGCCAGGGCGAGCGCCGAGCGCAGGATCTGCCCGCCGCCCTCGCCCTGTGAACCGTCGATCGTGATCAGCCTGTCAGCCATTCGAAACCCTTGCCTCGCTGCACACGCGCCAGATTGTGCCGGCCGTCGCGGCTACGCGCTGCGACCGCGTCGCGCGCTTGCGCCGCGCGCTCGGTTCGCCTCGGCGAACTGCCGCCCTCTACCACAACCCGGGCACCAGGCGGCAACGCACGCGCCGGCCGTACTCAACGTACCCGTCCAGGTGCGCATGCAGAAAGCGGTCTTCAATGAGCAGGCGGCGCAGCAGGCACGCGGCCGCCGCACACCCGGGTAGCAACGCCCACCACGATCCCAGCGCCGGGCCAGTCGCGAGGATCACGAGCAGAGACCCCGCGTAGCCTGGATGCCGGACGTACGCATACGGACCGGACGTGATGAGCTGGTGACCGCGGTCCGTTTGAATCCGGACGACCGGCGAGTAAAAGCGATTCACCGCCATGGCCCAGATGGACAGACCATAAGCCGCCGCCACGGCTGCCAGGGCGAGGAGCTGGACCCACGGCGGCACGCACGACCACTGGAACCGGCCGGCATCCAGGCCCGCGACGACGAGCAGGGCGGCGAAAATCGGCAGGATGAAGAAGCGCAGCTGCCGATCTGTGCCGCCGGGGCCGGGTTGGCGGCGTTCCTGCATCAGCCCGCGGTCGATCACCGACAGCGCGAGGAGCCACGCCGCGATCACCACCCCAAAGAACGCCCAGAAGAACGGCAGGTCAAGCCGACCGGCACTGCCGAAAAGCAGCGCGGCGGTCACACCGAGGAACAGGACGACACGAACGAGCAGCCCCAGAGACACCCGCGCAGCATAGCGCCCGCCCCCCGGTCGTCAAGGGCGGGTATCGGCAGCCGTCTTCGCCATCGCGTCCGCATACCCGGTCACGGCAGCCCGCTCTCAGCCACGCGGGCGGCCTCGGTCCGCAAACGCGTGGAACTTTCCGGTGGCCCCAGGCGTCCAACTGTGCAGAATGACGAACGGCCAATTGAAAGGACTTCCCATGCACCGGTTTTGCGCCTGCCTCTGTGCCCTCGCGTGGCTGATCACCGGCCTCACCGACGCGACCGCCCGCGCGGACGGCTTCATCGTGATTCACGATCCGCCGCCAGTCCTGCCGCCGCACCCGCACCCGTATCCGCCACGTCCGCCGCACTACCGCTTTGCCCCACTCGAGGTGAAGTACCATCACGTGACCGCCCGGATCACTGACCAGTTGGCGGTGACCGAAATTGACCAGGTGTTCTACAACCCGAACCACCAGCAACTCGAGGGCACGTACCTGTTCCCCATCCCCGTCGGCGCGCAGATCGACCGGTTCTCCATGGACATCAACGGCCGTGAGGTCGAGGCCGAGCTGCTGGACGCTGACAAGGCCCGGCAGATTTACGAGGACATCGTTCGTAAGGCGCGCGACCCGGCCCTGCTCGAATACGCCGGTCAGGGCCTGTTCAAAGTGCGCATCTTCCCCATCGAGCCGCGCAGCGAAAAACGCATCCAGCTCAAGTACACGCAGCTCCTGCGCAGCGACAGCGGCATGGTGCAGTACCTTTATCCGCTCAACACCGAGAAATTCTCCGCCGCCCCGTTGCAGAGCGTCTCGATCAAGGTGGAGCTGGACTGCCAGCAGCCGATCAAGTCGCTCTACTCGCCCAGCCACGCGGTCGAGATCCAGCGCCACGGCGACCGGCGGGCGGTCGTCGGCTTCGAAGCGCGCGACACGAAACCCGACACGGACTTTCAGCTCTTCTTCGCGGCCGAAAACGCCGCCGACGTCGGCCTCAGCCTGCTCACGTTCCACGACGGCCATGACGCCGACGGCGGTTACTTCCTGTTGCTCGTGTCGCCGTCCAGGCAAATGGCCGCCGAGCAAGTGGTCGCCAAGGACGTGGTCTTCGTGGTGGACACCTCCGGCTCCATGGCCGACCGCAACAAGCTCGAGCAGGCCAGGAAGGCACTGCGCTTCTGCCTGCAGAACCTGAACGACCGCGACCGCTTCGAGATCGTCCGCTTTGCCACCGAGACGCAGCCGCTGTTCGAGCAGCTTGTCCCGGTGAACGCGACGAACTTGGCCCGGGCCGAGGAGTTCGTCCAAAAGCTCAGGCCGATCGGCGGCACTGCGATCGAGGAGGCCCTGCTCAAAGCGCTGCAGCCTGCCAGTACTTCCGGCGAGCGCGACCGGCCGTACTTCGTGGTCTTCCTCACCGATGGCCAACCGACCGTGGGCAACACCAACGTCGACCAGATTCTTGCCACGGTCGGCAAGGCCGTCGGCGACCGCTCCATCCGCATTTTCTGCTTTGGCATCGGCACCGATGTCAACACGCACCTGCTTGACCAGGTCGCCCAGACGACGCGCGCCGTCAGCCAGTACGTCCTGCCGGACGAGGACATCGAGCTCAAGGTCTCGAGCTTCTACACCAAGATCAGCCAGCCGGTCCTGGCCAACTTGAAGCTGACGGTCGGCGGAGACCTCCGGCTGGCAAAGTTGTACCCCACGGACCTGCCCGACCTGTTCCAGGGCGAGCAGCTCGTGGTGCTCGGCCGCTACACCGGGGCCGGCGATACGGCCCTCACGCTCGCTGGCTCGGTCAACGGTCAACCGCGTTCATTCAGCTACGACGCCCGGTTCGCGCGGCAGTCGACCGAGCACAGCTTCATCCCGCGCCTGTGGGCCACGCGCCGGGTCGGCTTCCTGCTGGACCAGATTCGCCTCCACGGCGAAAACAAGGAGCTCCGCGACGAGGCCGCCGCGCTCGCGCGCCAGTATGGCATCGTCACGCCATATACCGCCTATCTGATCGTCGAGGATGAGGCCCGTCGCGACGTCCCGACGTCGGTCCGTACGCTGCAGCTCATCGACCGCGATGAGACCATCCGCGCGCGGGCCGGCCGGATGTACGAGGAAGTAAACAAGGTCGCGAGCGGCGACGCGGCGGTGGGCGGCGCGCAGGCCCTCGACGCGCTGAAGGGGGCCGAGACGCCCGCCGCGGCCCCTGCGATGGCCAACTTCCACGTCCTCCAGGGTCAAACGGGCGCTGTCGCGGCTGAGGGCGCGCGGGTCCAGCAGGCGCTCCAGGCCCAGCAGACACGGTTCATCCGCGGCCGGACCTTCTATCAGAACGGTACGCTCTGGGTCGATGCCCAGGTGCAGAGCCGCTCGAACGTCCAGCCCGTGCAGGTGAAGTTCAACTCCGACGAGTATTTCGCGTTGCTGCACAAGCACCCCGACGCCGCCCAATGGCTGTCCGTCGGCACGCACGTGCAACTGGTCCTGAACGACACGGTGTACGAGATCGTCGAGTAGCGGGCGGCACACGCGCCGCGCATCACACCGCAGTTTGAAAGGGACATCCCATGAACCGTCACGCGCTGCTCCGCGCACGCGTAGTCGTAGTCGCGCTGCTCGCGCTTCCGGGCACCGGCCTGCAGGCTCAGCAATCCGCGGCCGCGCTCGGGTCACAATCCGCCGCGGCACGCACCATCGAGGTCTGCTTCGTGCTCGACACAACGGGCTCGATGACCGGCCTGATTGAGGGCGCCAAGGCGAAGATCTGGTCGATCGCCAACCAACTGATCGCGGCCCGGCCCACGCCGCGGCTCAAGCTTGCCCTGATCGCCTAACGCTGGTTCGGTGTGCGGCGTTGCCATTTCCCAATCCGCCGCCCGTTGTCGTGGCCCGGGCGCGCGGGTACACATACGCGCACTGTCACCGATCCGGCGCCCGCGTCCTGGAGGACCGGCCATGAGAACCACGCTCCGCGCGTTCCTCACCGTGCTGTTGATGCTTGCCTGGCCTTTGACCATAGCCGCCGCTCAGCCAGGCAACGCTCTCGTGGACGAGTCGTTCGACGGCCCCGCGCTCGCTCCGGCGTGGACCGTCGACAAGTCCGCGGGTAACGCGATCGAGTTACGCGACGGCGATGTCGAAATCCGCGCCGCCGAGAACACCTACGCGCACCTGCAGCGTCCCCTGACGCACGATCACATCCGCGCGAGCTGCGTTCTCCAGCCCGGCAACGGCATCAGTTGGTGCACGTCCCTCTTCCTGTACTGGCAGCCCGCCGATTGGTGCCAGATCGGTGTCATCCCCCGCGGCGACGGGCGGTACTACGTGTGCGTCACCACCCGGGGCCAGCGTCACGAGCGCGACCTGACACGCTGTCGCTTCGCCGCCTGGCACCACGTGGGGATCGAGCTCGGCGAGGATTGCCTGCGTTTTGTCACCAGTTCCGACGGCACGACGTGGAAAACCGAGCTGTTCCTGCCGCGCCCGCCGGAACTCATGGGCCCACCCACCCTGCTCATCGTCGGCAAGGGCTTTGGCGTCGACGCCGACACACCGGATCTGAACGGCGACTACGGCGACCGTGGCCCGGAAGCGGTCTCACGCATCCGCCGCGTCCGTGTGGAGCCGCTGCCTACCGAACGCCTCAGGATCACGGATGCCGAACGCCGCGCGCGCGAGTTGTCCGACGCCGATCCCCTGGGCACGGCCATTCTCGAACGCCCCGGCGATCCCGACTACGACACTGTCGCCGCCCAGCTCCCGCCCCTCAACAAGCCCCG
This DNA window, taken from Phycisphaerae bacterium, encodes the following:
- the rtcA gene encoding RNA 3'-terminal phosphate cyclase, giving the protein MITIDGSQGEGGGQILRSALALALATGKPFKIQRIRAGRKQPGLLRQHLTALQAAAAIGQADVVGGKLGASELTFVPGGVRPGEYHFAVGTAGSATLVLQAVLPALLCAAGPSTLHLEGGTHNPWAPPFDFLTSAFLPLIERMGPRVQATLLRPGFYPAGGGAFQVTVTPSTALRPLELLTRGETQRVSATARVARLPRHIAERELTLIGQTLGIGDEHLIVEEVADSRGPGNVVVVEIRSAHVTEVFTGFGERGRPAEAVADRVAQQTHRYLADDVPVGEYLTDQLLLPFVLAGGGAFRTAGLSRHAETNVRVIEAFLDSGFDLGRDEGAGIVVRVKQ
- a CDS encoding isoprenylcysteine carboxylmethyltransferase family protein — encoded protein: MSLGLLVRVVLFLGVTAALLFGSAGRLDLPFFWAFFGVVIAAWLLALSVIDRGLMQERRQPGPGGTDRQLRFFILPIFAALLVVAGLDAGRFQWSCVPPWVQLLALAAVAAAYGLSIWAMAVNRFYSPVVRIQTDRGHQLITSGPYAYVRHPGYAGSLLVILATGPALGSWWALLPGCAAAACLLRRLLIEDRFLHAHLDGYVEYGRRVRCRLVPGLW
- a CDS encoding VWA domain-containing protein is translated as MHRFCACLCALAWLITGLTDATARADGFIVIHDPPPVLPPHPHPYPPRPPHYRFAPLEVKYHHVTARITDQLAVTEIDQVFYNPNHQQLEGTYLFPIPVGAQIDRFSMDINGREVEAELLDADKARQIYEDIVRKARDPALLEYAGQGLFKVRIFPIEPRSEKRIQLKYTQLLRSDSGMVQYLYPLNTEKFSAAPLQSVSIKVELDCQQPIKSLYSPSHAVEIQRHGDRRAVVGFEARDTKPDTDFQLFFAAENAADVGLSLLTFHDGHDADGGYFLLLVSPSRQMAAEQVVAKDVVFVVDTSGSMADRNKLEQARKALRFCLQNLNDRDRFEIVRFATETQPLFEQLVPVNATNLARAEEFVQKLRPIGGTAIEEALLKALQPASTSGERDRPYFVVFLTDGQPTVGNTNVDQILATVGKAVGDRSIRIFCFGIGTDVNTHLLDQVAQTTRAVSQYVLPDEDIELKVSSFYTKISQPVLANLKLTVGGDLRLAKLYPTDLPDLFQGEQLVVLGRYTGAGDTALTLAGSVNGQPRSFSYDARFARQSTEHSFIPRLWATRRVGFLLDQIRLHGENKELRDEAAALARQYGIVTPYTAYLIVEDEARRDVPTSVRTLQLIDRDETIRARAGRMYEEVNKVASGDAAVGGAQALDALKGAETPAAAPAMANFHVLQGQTGAVAAEGARVQQALQAQQTRFIRGRTFYQNGTLWVDAQVQSRSNVQPVQVKFNSDEYFALLHKHPDAAQWLSVGTHVQLVLNDTVYEIVE